The Lepidochelys kempii isolate rLepKem1 chromosome 5, rLepKem1.hap2, whole genome shotgun sequence genome window below encodes:
- the ELAC1 gene encoding zinc phosphodiesterase ELAC protein 1 — protein MSMDITFLGTGSAYPSPTRGASALVVRSEGECWLFDCGEGTQTQFMKSHLKAGRITKIFITHLHGDHFFGLPGLLCTISLQSSSTTSKQPVDIYGPLGLRNFICRTLELSHSQLLFPYVVHELVPTPDQCPAEEFKELSYVDRDEVSSKEVQGRTLHLDHVENSYTLVNNQQFVMKAFRLFHRIPSFGFLVEEKQRTGKLNAQKLKGLGVQPGPIYGKLKNGVTVVLENGVTISPSDVLDEPIPGRKICILGDCSGVVGDGGMKLCYEADVLVHEATLDDTQMDKAKEHGHSTPKMAAEFAKLCKVKKLVLTHFSQRYKPAGQIGEGDIDVTELKRQAESALNGQEVTLAEDFMTIEIPGKKQK, from the exons ATGTCCATGGATATAACTTTTCTGGGAACGGGCTCAGCATATCCATCTCCAACAAGAGGAGCTTCAGCTTTAGTCGTTCGTAGTGAAGGAGAATGCTGGTTATTTGATTGTGGCGAGGGAACTCAAACACAATTTATGAAAAGCCATCTTAAAGCAG GTAGAATTACTAAGATATTCATAACTCATCTTCATGGGGACCATTTTTTTGGTCTTCCTGGTCTCCTGTGCACAATTAGTCTTCAGAGTAGTTCTACTACAAGCAAGCAACCTGTTGATATCTATGGACCATTAGGACTACGAAACTTCATTTGCAGAACTCTGGAACTCTCCCACTCGCAACTTCTCTTTCCATATGTGGTTCATGAACTGGTACCTACACCAGATCAGTGCCCTGCAGAAGAATTTAAAGAACTGTCTTATGTTGACAGAGATGAAGTCTCTTCCAAAGAAGTGCAAGGGAGAACGCTCCATCTGGATCATGTAGAAAACTCCTACACACTGGTCAACAATCAGCAATTTGTTATGAAAGCATTTCGATTATTTCACCGTATTCCTTCCTTTGGATTTTTAGTGGAGGAGAAGCAGCGGACTGGTAAACTCAATGCACAGAAGCTAAAAGGCCTTG GAGTTCAGCCAGGTCCTATATATGGGAAACTGAAGAATGGTGTTACAGTTGTCTTAGAAAATGGAGTAACCATTTCTCCTTCAGATGTCTTGGATGAGCCTATTCCTGGAAGAAAAATTTGTATTTTAGGTGACTGTTCAGGTGTGGTTGGAGATGGAGGAATGAAACTCTGTTACGAAGCAGATGTGTTAGTTCATGAAGCCACATTGGATGACACCCAAATGGACAAAGCCAAAGAGCATGGTCATAGCACTCCAAAAATGGCAGCTGAGTTTGCAAAGTTGTGTAAGGTTAAGAAACTGGTTCTGACTCACTTCAGTCAGAGGTATAAACCAGCTGGTCAGATTGGAGAAGGAGATATTGATGTCACGGAACTGAAGAGACAAGCTGAATCAGCGTTAAATGGTCAAGAAGTAACTTTAGCTGAGGATTTTATGACAATAGAAATTccagggaaaaagcagaagtAG